A single region of the Selenomonas sp. oral taxon 920 genome encodes:
- the argB gene encoding acetylglutamate kinase, with translation MYSDQDKAEILVDALPYIQEFYGTTVVIKYGGNAMINDALKENVMRDVALMKFVGIRPILVHGGGPEITGFLKKVGKESTFVSGLRVTDEETVEIAEMVLDGKLNSEIVGLLNLRGVRAVGLSGKDAGLIKAQKKLATVYENDTAHQVDIGYVGEVTEINTGIIADLLDQGYVPVIAPIGMGEHGESYNINADYVAAEIAGALHAEKMLLLTDVEGVYKDFADKGSLISQLCMAEAREYIRSGVIEGGMIPKVEACLRALEAGAHKAHIIDGRLAHSIILEIFTSRGIGTMVLP, from the coding sequence ATGTATTCCGATCAGGACAAGGCGGAGATTCTCGTAGACGCGCTCCCGTACATCCAGGAATTTTACGGAACGACCGTCGTCATCAAATACGGCGGGAACGCCATGATCAACGATGCACTCAAGGAAAATGTCATGCGCGACGTGGCGTTGATGAAATTTGTCGGCATCCGTCCGATTCTCGTGCATGGAGGGGGGCCCGAGATCACGGGATTCCTCAAGAAGGTTGGAAAGGAATCCACGTTTGTCTCGGGGCTTCGCGTGACGGATGAGGAGACGGTGGAAATCGCCGAGATGGTGCTCGACGGCAAGCTGAACTCGGAGATCGTGGGCTTGCTCAACCTGCGCGGTGTGCGTGCGGTCGGACTCAGTGGGAAGGACGCAGGGCTTATCAAGGCACAGAAGAAGCTCGCCACGGTGTATGAAAACGATACGGCACATCAGGTCGATATCGGCTATGTCGGTGAGGTCACGGAGATCAACACGGGCATCATCGCCGATCTTCTCGATCAAGGCTATGTTCCCGTCATTGCCCCCATCGGTATGGGCGAGCACGGGGAGAGCTACAACATCAATGCCGACTATGTTGCGGCGGAGATTGCGGGTGCACTGCACGCGGAGAAAATGCTGCTCCTTACGGATGTCGAGGGGGTCTACAAGGATTTCGCGGACAAAGGAAGCCTGATCTCCCAGCTGTGCATGGCCGAGGCAAGGGAATACATCCGCAGCGGTGTCATCGAGGGCGGCATGATCCCAAAGGTGGAAGCGTGTCTCCGTGCGCTTGAGGCGGGGGCACATAAGGCGCATATTATCGACGGGCGTTTGGCGCATTCGATTATTTTGGAGATCTTTACTTCACGCGGTATCGGCACAATGGTGCTTCCGTAG
- a CDS encoding histidine phosphatase family protein: MTEIIIIRHGETEWNKTGRFQGHSDVPLSGEGRMQAEVLGRNLALNRVDAIYASDLTRAMETAAPLAARFGLSIIPDPLLRELNFGAWEGRTFSDVNAEDPDAMKRFYNDPERVDIPNSEPFPNFQRRVAGRVREIVVQQRGKRVVIVSHGASIRILLADILGMPIRSIWHVSQLNTAVNKIRFEDDGFAVVTLMNDISHLRSEDVR, from the coding sequence ATGACAGAAATCATCATCATTCGTCATGGGGAGACGGAGTGGAACAAGACGGGGCGCTTTCAGGGGCATTCGGATGTGCCGTTGTCGGGGGAGGGACGTATGCAGGCAGAGGTGCTTGGGCGGAATCTGGCGCTGAACCGTGTGGATGCGATTTATGCAAGTGATCTCACGCGCGCGATGGAGACGGCGGCACCGCTTGCCGCGCGGTTCGGACTGTCCATAATACCCGATCCGCTGCTCCGTGAACTCAATTTTGGTGCATGGGAAGGGCGAACGTTCAGTGACGTGAATGCGGAAGATCCCGATGCAATGAAACGTTTTTACAACGATCCCGAACGTGTTGATATTCCAAACAGCGAACCTTTCCCCAATTTTCAAAGACGAGTGGCAGGACGTGTACGCGAAATTGTCGTGCAGCAACGCGGTAAACGTGTTGTTATCGTCTCACATGGGGCATCTATCCGTATTCTGCTCGCCGACATTCTTGGCATGCCAATTCGCTCCATCTGGCACGTATCCCAGCTCAATACGGCGGTCAATAAGATTCGTTTTGAAGATGACGGTTTTGCCGTTGTGACGCTGATGAACGACATCTCCCATTTGCGTTCAGAGGATGTACGATGA
- the ispH gene encoding 4-hydroxy-3-methylbut-2-enyl diphosphate reductase, whose amino-acid sequence MEVILAEHLGFCYGVKRAIEIARDNASPDGTSSTLGPIIHNPQMVERLKNEGVGTVGSLDEMEDGLVIIRSHGVGPDVYEEAESRGLELVDATCPHVKKAQLSAKLLSEEGYTVVIVGEKNHPEVKSIFEWTAKGAHIIETEAEAEALPRIGKLGIVSQTTFSGDRFQSIVSCLLEKSHEIKILRTICTATDLRQAAALELAEKVNLMLVIGGKNSANTTRLAQLCATKCRTYHIETAAELQDDWLKDVNKIGITAGASTPDWIIKEVYKQCQSRA is encoded by the coding sequence ATGGAGGTTATTTTAGCTGAGCACTTGGGGTTCTGTTATGGCGTCAAACGCGCTATTGAGATTGCCCGAGATAATGCCTCCCCGGATGGTACATCCAGTACACTTGGTCCGATCATTCATAATCCGCAGATGGTGGAACGCTTGAAAAATGAGGGCGTCGGCACCGTCGGTTCACTCGATGAGATGGAGGATGGGCTTGTCATCATTCGTTCCCATGGGGTGGGACCAGACGTGTATGAGGAGGCAGAGTCACGCGGTCTAGAACTCGTGGATGCGACTTGTCCGCACGTCAAAAAGGCACAACTTTCGGCAAAACTGTTATCCGAGGAAGGTTATACGGTTGTGATTGTCGGAGAGAAGAACCATCCGGAGGTCAAGAGTATCTTCGAGTGGACGGCGAAAGGTGCTCATATTATCGAGACAGAGGCGGAGGCAGAAGCTCTGCCGCGTATCGGAAAGCTTGGGATCGTCTCTCAGACGACATTCTCCGGCGATCGGTTCCAGAGTATTGTATCGTGCCTTTTGGAAAAGTCACATGAGATTAAGATCCTGCGCACCATATGCACAGCGACGGATCTGCGCCAGGCGGCGGCCTTGGAACTTGCTGAAAAGGTCAATCTAATGCTGGTTATCGGCGGCAAGAACAGTGCAAACACAACGCGGCTTGCCCAGCTATGCGCCACAAAATGCAGAACATACCACATCGAGACTGCAGCAGAGCTGCAGGACGATTGGCTGAAAGATGTTAATAAAATTGGTATTACAGCCGGTGCTTCTACACCGGACTGGATTATCAAGGAGGTTTATAAACAGTGTCAGAGCAGAGCATGA
- a CDS encoding DUF512 domain-containing protein, whose protein sequence is MKRTYPGVIMRVIEGSIAEELELVPGDKILAVNDMPLRDIIDFSFAMADEEIELLVEHADGEQELIEFDKDYDEDFGVEFERAVFDGIRSCANHCYFCFVDMIAPDMRHSLSIKDDDYRLSFLYGNFVTLTNMGAADFERIEHFHLSPLYVSVQCTNPVLRAEILRYKGAADILGQLTKLEEAGADYHTQVVLCYGLNDGEELERTICDITARRPHALSLAIVPVGLTKHRTDPFPLVQFDRDGAARVIDQVEAWQQRIRSEEGKTFIYLGDEFYFLAGREMPPAEMYDGFPQLDNGIGLTRNFIEDWTNALVTENACDGVRLAVISGTAVAPVMERLAREIDPDGQRIHVLPVVNKHFGETVNVSGLLTGHDMIQAIHALRKDVDGVLIPASALREGEDVFLDDITLDAMRASFPSVRIEPVATGRDYREALTDWAHYHRERVSGGYTWQSNAGYTKPAAAR, encoded by the coding sequence ATGAAAAGAACGTATCCTGGTGTTATTATGCGTGTTATAGAGGGAAGCATTGCGGAGGAATTGGAGCTTGTGCCGGGCGATAAGATCCTGGCAGTCAATGACATGCCTCTGCGTGATATTATTGATTTCAGCTTTGCAATGGCTGACGAGGAGATCGAACTCCTTGTGGAGCATGCAGACGGGGAGCAGGAACTCATCGAATTTGACAAAGACTATGATGAGGATTTTGGTGTGGAATTTGAGCGGGCTGTCTTTGATGGCATCCGTTCCTGCGCAAATCACTGTTATTTCTGTTTTGTCGATATGATTGCGCCGGATATGCGACATAGCCTCTCCATCAAGGATGATGATTATCGACTTTCCTTCCTTTATGGAAATTTTGTTACTCTGACGAATATGGGGGCCGCAGATTTTGAGCGTATCGAGCACTTTCACCTCTCGCCGCTCTACGTTTCTGTCCAGTGTACAAATCCTGTGCTGCGCGCCGAAATCCTGCGCTATAAGGGCGCCGCAGACATCCTCGGACAGCTGACAAAGCTTGAAGAAGCAGGAGCGGACTACCATACGCAGGTGGTACTCTGCTATGGGCTGAATGATGGAGAGGAACTAGAGCGTACGATTTGCGATATTACAGCGCGCCGTCCTCATGCGCTCTCACTCGCGATCGTTCCCGTGGGGCTGACGAAGCACCGAACGGATCCTTTTCCTCTGGTGCAGTTTGACAGAGATGGTGCTGCCCGTGTGATTGATCAGGTAGAGGCATGGCAGCAGCGGATACGCTCGGAGGAGGGGAAAACCTTCATCTATCTTGGCGATGAATTCTACTTTCTCGCGGGACGTGAGATGCCGCCCGCCGAGATGTACGATGGATTTCCACAGCTTGACAACGGGATCGGACTCACACGCAATTTCATCGAGGATTGGACGAATGCTCTCGTCACAGAGAACGCATGCGATGGCGTACGGCTTGCCGTTATCAGCGGAACAGCGGTTGCTCCTGTGATGGAGCGGCTTGCACGCGAGATTGATCCCGATGGACAGCGGATTCATGTTCTTCCTGTTGTAAATAAGCATTTTGGAGAAACGGTCAATGTATCGGGGCTTCTTACGGGGCATGATATGATACAGGCAATTCATGCCCTGCGAAAGGATGTGGATGGTGTGTTGATTCCGGCATCTGCTCTGCGTGAGGGGGAGGATGTATTCCTCGATGATATTACCCTCGATGCTATGAGGGCATCCTTTCCCTCTGTTCGTATTGAGCCAGTGGCGACGGGACGTGACTATCGCGAGGCGCTTACAGACTGGGCGCATTACCATCGTGAACGCGTGAGCGGAGGTTATACATGGCAGAGCAATGCAGGGTATACAAAACCTGCCGCTGCACGCTGA
- the argC gene encoding N-acetyl-gamma-glutamyl-phosphate reductase, with translation MKASIVGASGYAGEELIRLLHSHPFVEIAHLTSERHTGERISKLYPHLKNIYENKLESMEDVRRIAEDSDVLFIALPHGHAMKIVQEVSACPVRIIDLGADYRFADTAIYEQWYHVAHTDPNADRAYGLAELYREHVRTARIIGNAGCYTTASILALAPLVKAHLVQLDSILVDAVSGVSGAGRSPKESTHYPEFYDSFTAYGAVSHRHTPEIEQALADVGGSPVTINFTPHLAPISRGILATCYATLCEGVTAEAVDAVYEKMYADEYFIRLLGHGAYPATKYVRGTNYCDIAWHIDPRTHRVIVFSAIDNLVKGAAGQAIQNMNIAFGLDERAGLDLVPMYP, from the coding sequence ATGAAGGCAAGTATTGTCGGAGCATCCGGATATGCGGGCGAAGAGTTGATTCGCCTGCTGCATAGTCATCCGTTTGTCGAGATTGCACATCTGACATCAGAGCGGCATACAGGGGAACGCATATCGAAACTTTATCCACATTTGAAGAATATTTATGAGAATAAACTCGAATCAATGGAGGATGTAAGGCGCATTGCTGAGGACAGTGACGTGCTCTTCATTGCACTTCCGCATGGACACGCAATGAAGATTGTGCAGGAGGTTTCTGCGTGCCCCGTACGCATCATTGATCTCGGAGCGGACTATCGTTTTGCGGATACTGCCATCTATGAGCAGTGGTATCATGTGGCACATACAGATCCGAATGCAGATCGTGCCTATGGGCTTGCCGAGCTCTACCGTGAGCATGTGCGAACGGCGCGGATCATCGGGAATGCCGGATGCTATACGACAGCAAGCATCCTCGCGCTTGCCCCGCTTGTCAAGGCGCATCTGGTGCAGCTCGATTCCATCCTTGTCGATGCGGTGTCCGGTGTATCGGGGGCGGGACGATCTCCAAAGGAGAGCACGCATTATCCGGAGTTCTATGACAGCTTTACGGCGTACGGTGCCGTATCGCATCGCCATACACCGGAAATCGAGCAGGCCCTTGCCGATGTGGGTGGTAGCCCCGTTACCATTAACTTTACGCCGCACCTTGCGCCGATCTCGCGCGGCATTCTGGCAACCTGTTACGCGACGCTGTGCGAGGGTGTTACAGCGGAGGCGGTTGATGCTGTCTATGAAAAAATGTACGCGGATGAATATTTTATACGACTGCTTGGACACGGTGCATATCCCGCAACAAAGTATGTGCGCGGTACAAACTACTGTGATATTGCGTGGCACATCGACCCGCGCACGCATCGTGTGATCGTCTTCTCAGCCATCGACAATCTGGTCAAAGGGGCTGCGGGACAGGCGATTCAGAATATGAATATTGCATTTGGTCTGGATGAACGTGCGGGGCTCGATCTCGTGCCTATGTATCCGTAG
- the argJ gene encoding bifunctional glutamate N-acetyltransferase/amino-acid acetyltransferase ArgJ, with translation MFSEASAKMGVTYPKGFQAAGVKAGIKKSGNLDVAVIYTEKKAAVAGTFTKNAVAAAPVHVSKAVVATHTAHAIVANAGCANACTGVQGETDAAAMQKIAADALGCTSADVIVGSTGIIGQLLPMDKVEQGIHAAVKALSVDGSADAGNAIITTDTYSKAGATSVMIGGKEVRFGIIAKGSGMIRPDMATVLCFITTDADIDGVLLQEALSEVIEHSLNMISIDGDMSTNDMAIVLANGAAGNPKIMEKNADYETFKEKLLALCQGISEKIAADGEGATKFITVHVKGAKSFADAKTIGMSVANSPLVKTAFFGEDPNWGRVICAVGYAGVPMNPNHTTVKFGGIPVYADGMGVSYDADALRMVMTAHDIVVEVDLKDGDAEAKVWTCDFSYEYVKINGEYHT, from the coding sequence ATGTTTAGCGAAGCAAGTGCAAAGATGGGCGTTACCTATCCGAAGGGATTTCAGGCGGCAGGTGTCAAAGCCGGTATCAAGAAGAGCGGCAATCTTGACGTTGCTGTAATTTATACCGAAAAGAAAGCTGCTGTTGCGGGTACGTTTACGAAGAATGCCGTTGCAGCAGCTCCCGTGCACGTCTCGAAGGCGGTTGTCGCGACACATACGGCGCATGCCATCGTCGCAAACGCGGGCTGTGCGAATGCGTGCACCGGCGTGCAGGGCGAAACGGATGCCGCCGCCATGCAGAAGATTGCAGCAGATGCGCTCGGCTGCACGTCAGCGGATGTCATTGTCGGGTCGACGGGCATCATCGGTCAGCTTCTCCCGATGGACAAGGTGGAGCAGGGGATTCATGCGGCTGTCAAGGCACTCTCTGTGGATGGCAGCGCGGATGCGGGCAATGCAATCATCACGACGGATACCTACTCCAAGGCAGGGGCAACCTCCGTCATGATCGGCGGCAAGGAAGTCCGTTTTGGCATTATTGCAAAAGGCTCGGGCATGATTCGCCCCGACATGGCGACGGTGCTCTGCTTCATCACGACAGATGCGGATATTGACGGCGTGCTCCTGCAGGAAGCTCTGTCGGAGGTCATTGAGCACAGTCTCAATATGATCTCGATCGACGGCGATATGAGTACAAACGATATGGCAATCGTCCTCGCCAACGGTGCTGCAGGAAATCCGAAGATCATGGAGAAAAATGCGGACTACGAGACGTTCAAGGAGAAACTGCTCGCACTCTGCCAGGGCATCTCGGAAAAAATTGCGGCAGATGGTGAGGGGGCAACCAAGTTCATCACCGTTCATGTGAAGGGGGCAAAATCGTTTGCCGATGCAAAGACCATCGGTATGAGTGTCGCAAACAGTCCCCTCGTCAAGACGGCGTTCTTCGGCGAAGATCCAAACTGGGGGCGCGTGATCTGCGCGGTCGGCTATGCGGGTGTGCCGATGAATCCCAATCATACAACGGTGAAGTTTGGCGGTATTCCGGTCTATGCGGATGGCATGGGCGTATCATACGATGCGGATGCGCTGCGTATGGTGATGACGGCGCATGATATCGTTGTCGAGGTCGATTTGAAAGACGGAGATGCTGAGGCAAAGGTCTGGACCTGTGACTTCTCCTATGAATATGTGAAGATCAACGGTGAATATCATACCTGA
- the rpsA gene encoding 30S ribosomal protein S1: MKELLEQEDMPDIQERTVVKGEVVQVSRDEAYVDIGYKQEIPVSKRDLAVPAPDDARDVVKVGDVIDVYIKSLGGDNGGSLSKVEADKMAAWKDIEEIQEKGETVEAKIAKEVKGGLVAYVMGLRGFIPASQMELHFVKDLAVYVDQTVEAEIIEIDVQKRRLVLSRRKLLERDRAEKEEAVFSAIEPEQVVRGTVKRLVDYGAFIDIGGVDGLAHISDLAWHRVKHPSEVLEVGQELDVFVKSVDRDAKRISLSVKDTLPDPWVEKAEQYAEGDFIEGKIIKLTDFGAFMEIEPGFDGLIPMGELAEKRIERADEAVHTGDIVTVKVLRIDTKRKRISLSITKAKRDADQADIKKYVDEHQSERAESSENTEGQVEAHLDWLK; this comes from the coding sequence ATGAAGGAACTTTTGGAACAGGAAGATATGCCCGATATCCAGGAGCGTACGGTTGTCAAGGGGGAAGTTGTCCAGGTATCCCGCGACGAAGCGTATGTCGATATCGGATATAAGCAGGAGATTCCTGTCTCCAAGAGGGATCTTGCCGTTCCTGCGCCGGACGATGCACGCGATGTTGTAAAGGTCGGCGATGTGATCGATGTCTATATCAAGTCGCTCGGCGGCGATAACGGTGGCAGCCTGTCTAAGGTCGAGGCGGACAAGATGGCTGCGTGGAAGGACATCGAGGAGATCCAGGAGAAGGGCGAAACGGTCGAAGCCAAAATCGCTAAAGAGGTCAAGGGCGGTCTCGTTGCCTACGTCATGGGACTGCGCGGTTTTATTCCCGCGTCTCAGATGGAACTGCACTTTGTCAAAGATCTCGCGGTCTATGTAGATCAGACGGTTGAGGCTGAGATTATTGAGATCGATGTCCAGAAGCGTCGCCTTGTGCTCTCACGCCGTAAGCTCCTAGAGCGTGACCGCGCGGAGAAGGAAGAGGCTGTGTTCTCAGCGATCGAGCCAGAGCAGGTCGTACGTGGTACGGTCAAGCGTCTTGTTGACTACGGTGCGTTTATCGATATCGGCGGCGTGGATGGCCTTGCTCACATCTCCGATCTTGCATGGCATCGTGTGAAGCATCCGTCTGAGGTGCTCGAGGTTGGGCAGGAGCTCGATGTCTTTGTCAAGAGTGTTGACCGCGATGCAAAGCGCATTTCTCTATCGGTCAAGGACACCCTTCCGGATCCGTGGGTGGAGAAGGCAGAGCAGTATGCTGAGGGCGACTTCATCGAGGGCAAGATCATCAAGTTGACGGACTTTGGTGCGTTCATGGAGATTGAGCCGGGCTTTGACGGTCTTATCCCGATGGGTGAGCTCGCCGAGAAACGCATTGAGCGTGCGGATGAGGCTGTTCATACAGGCGATATTGTGACGGTTAAGGTGCTCCGTATTGACACGAAGCGCAAGCGTATTTCGCTTTCGATCACCAAGGCAAAGCGCGACGCGGATCAAGCAGACATCAAGAAGTATGTGGACGAGCATCAGTCGGAACGGGCTGAGTCCAGCGAAAATACAGAAGGTCAGGTCGAGGCACATCTCGACTGGCTGAAGTAA
- the thrB gene encoding homoserine kinase, with amino-acid sequence MSERSVRVRVPATSANLGPGFDALGIACTLYNEMTLTLTHEPGLHISARGEGAAYIPGDERNIVWKSIQYLLERAGRADAFQGARIRMSNRIPLSRGLGSSATAIVAGLTAANALIDSPFSRDDLLQLATDIEGHPDNVAPAIYGGFTVNTVTDGHVECFSFLPRIFLRLVVMVPNFYLSTKSARQVLPSEVPMKDAVFNISHAAMMVAALARGSEQHLENAFADALHQNYRAPLIPGMFDVFAAAKKAGAYGAALSGAGPCLIAFVPEHRKCTEEVAAAMQDAFRAHEIEARPLHLRLDTKGARVLRRRDMNAKR; translated from the coding sequence ATGAGCGAACGCTCTGTACGGGTTCGTGTTCCGGCGACGAGCGCGAACCTTGGTCCGGGGTTTGATGCACTGGGCATAGCCTGTACACTCTACAATGAGATGACGCTGACACTCACGCATGAGCCGGGGCTTCATATTTCAGCGCGTGGCGAGGGTGCGGCATATATTCCGGGGGACGAGCGCAATATTGTGTGGAAATCCATTCAGTATCTTCTGGAGCGTGCGGGTCGTGCGGATGCGTTTCAGGGCGCACGGATTCGGATGAGTAACCGTATTCCTCTTTCACGGGGGCTTGGGAGCAGTGCGACGGCGATTGTCGCGGGGCTCACGGCGGCAAATGCACTGATTGACAGTCCGTTCAGCCGCGATGATCTCCTGCAGCTTGCAACCGATATCGAGGGACATCCCGACAATGTCGCACCCGCGATCTATGGCGGATTTACGGTGAACACGGTGACGGATGGTCATGTGGAGTGCTTTTCCTTTTTGCCGCGCATCTTCCTGCGCCTTGTCGTTATGGTGCCGAACTTCTATCTCTCGACGAAATCCGCGCGGCAGGTACTGCCGTCTGAAGTTCCGATGAAGGATGCCGTGTTCAATATCAGCCATGCAGCGATGATGGTTGCAGCTCTTGCACGCGGCTCGGAGCAGCATCTCGAAAACGCGTTTGCCGATGCGCTTCACCAGAACTACCGAGCTCCGCTCATTCCGGGGATGTTTGATGTCTTTGCTGCGGCGAAAAAGGCAGGTGCATACGGCGCAGCGCTCAGCGGAGCAGGTCCCTGCCTGATTGCTTTTGTTCCTGAACACCGCAAGTGCACAGAGGAGGTTGCAGCGGCTATGCAGGATGCCTTCCGCGCCCATGAAATTGAGGCGCGTCCGCTGCACCTGCGACTTGATACGAAGGGCGCACGCGTTCTGCGCCGCAGGGATATGAATGCAAAACGATGA
- the der gene encoding ribosome biogenesis GTPase Der produces the protein MSKPIVAVVGRPNVGKSTLFNQIGKKRVSIVDDMPGVTRDRIYMDAEWLNHEFTIIDTGGIEFDESDHILRSMRSQAELAMEEADVILFLVDGRAGLTSSDEEVGRLLRRTQKPVILAVNKIDSFDREALIYDFYSLGLGDPIPISASNAMNLGDLLDAVVAAFPKEAEENIEADEIAIAVVGRPNVGKSSLVNRLLGEERVIVSDVPGTTRDAIDTHFTRDGAKYLLIDTAGMRRKGKISLPVERYSVMRSLRAIDRAGVVLMVINAAEGILEQDTKIAGYVHESGKGVIIVVNKWDIFPEKNDKSTLRFTDDLREKLGFLQYAPVLYTSALTGQRVERVTELVKYVAEQQSMRIKTSVLNELIRDAVSVNPPPTKKGKQLKILFVTQVGIIPPTFIIFVNDPELMHFSYLRFIENRLRESFGFEGTPLRLVVRARKEEE, from the coding sequence ATGAGCAAACCCATTGTGGCAGTAGTTGGCCGACCGAATGTTGGAAAATCAACACTGTTCAATCAGATCGGCAAGAAGCGTGTATCGATTGTCGATGATATGCCGGGTGTGACGCGTGACCGCATCTATATGGATGCGGAGTGGCTGAACCATGAGTTTACGATTATTGATACAGGCGGCATCGAGTTTGACGAGAGTGACCACATTCTTCGATCCATGCGCAGTCAGGCGGAACTCGCGATGGAGGAGGCAGATGTCATTCTCTTTCTCGTCGATGGTCGTGCGGGGCTGACCTCCTCGGACGAGGAGGTCGGCCGACTCCTGCGGCGTACACAAAAGCCCGTGATTCTTGCGGTCAACAAGATTGACAGCTTTGACCGCGAGGCGTTGATCTACGATTTCTATTCACTCGGTCTTGGTGATCCGATTCCGATTTCAGCATCAAACGCGATGAATCTCGGCGATCTTTTGGATGCTGTTGTCGCAGCATTTCCCAAAGAGGCAGAGGAGAATATCGAGGCCGACGAGATCGCGATTGCTGTGGTCGGACGTCCGAATGTCGGAAAATCCTCGCTCGTGAATCGTCTGCTCGGGGAGGAGCGCGTTATTGTCAGCGATGTGCCGGGGACGACCCGCGATGCGATAGACACGCACTTTACGCGTGATGGGGCAAAGTATCTCCTGATCGATACGGCAGGAATGCGGCGTAAGGGAAAGATCAGTCTGCCCGTGGAGCGATACAGTGTAATGCGTTCCCTGCGTGCCATCGACCGCGCGGGTGTTGTCCTAATGGTTATCAATGCGGCAGAGGGGATTCTGGAGCAGGATACGAAGATCGCGGGCTATGTCCATGAATCCGGCAAGGGCGTTATCATTGTTGTGAATAAATGGGATATTTTTCCCGAAAAAAATGATAAGTCAACCCTGCGTTTCACAGATGATCTGCGCGAGAAGCTGGGATTCCTCCAATACGCTCCTGTGCTCTATACGTCAGCCCTTACGGGACAGCGCGTCGAGCGCGTGACGGAGCTCGTGAAATACGTTGCGGAACAACAGTCCATGCGCATCAAGACGAGTGTGCTCAACGAGCTGATTCGGGATGCCGTCTCTGTTAATCCGCCGCCTACGAAGAAGGGCAAACAGCTAAAGATACTCTTTGTCACACAGGTGGGAATCATACCACCCACGTTTATCATTTTTGTAAATGATCCGGAGCTGATGCATTTCTCCTATCTGCGCTTTATTGAGAACCGTCTGCGCGAGAGCTTTGGCTTCGAGGGAACGCCGCTCCGACTTGTCGTGCGTGCGCGTAAGGAGGAAGAGTGA
- the plsY gene encoding glycerol-3-phosphate 1-O-acyltransferase PlsY, whose amino-acid sequence MTDYLLAGVLAYLIGSIPSGLILGKLFWHTDLREHGSHNIGATNAWRTLGKIPGIIVFAADSIKGQAGVLLGLSLVGTPLAAVVGGLMAIVGHSFSFFLRFRGGKGVATSLGVLTMLMGNVTLIVFLLWLAIVCATRYVSLGSVVAGFLVPILAVLFAYPLEYIVFTVIAAILVIVRHRENIKRLMNGTENKI is encoded by the coding sequence ATGACAGACTATCTTCTGGCGGGCGTTCTCGCCTATTTGATCGGCTCCATTCCGAGTGGCCTGATTCTTGGGAAACTCTTCTGGCACACGGATCTGCGGGAACACGGGAGTCATAACATCGGGGCAACAAATGCATGGCGGACGCTTGGCAAGATTCCGGGTATCATCGTCTTTGCTGCAGACAGTATCAAGGGGCAGGCGGGCGTACTGCTTGGGCTGTCCCTTGTTGGCACACCTCTTGCAGCAGTCGTCGGAGGTCTCATGGCGATCGTTGGGCACAGCTTCTCGTTCTTCCTGCGCTTTCGCGGTGGGAAAGGTGTTGCAACCTCACTTGGCGTTCTGACTATGCTGATGGGAAATGTGACCTTGATCGTATTTCTTCTTTGGTTGGCGATCGTTTGCGCGACGCGCTATGTTTCGCTCGGTTCGGTGGTGGCGGGATTTCTTGTACCCATTCTTGCCGTATTGTTTGCCTATCCATTGGAGTACATTGTATTTACCGTGATTGCGGCAATCCTTGTTATTGTTCGCCATCGCGAGAACATCAAGAGACTGATGAATGGGACAGAGAATAAAATTTAA
- the crcB gene encoding fluoride efflux transporter CrcB encodes MNLLAVGVGGALGAVCRYLLGQMISKLGSGFPLGTFAVNIIGCFAIGLIVGFVGKHNDFDPRLVLFLQTGICGGFTTFSTFSLESLILLEEGRLTIGVLYIILSILLGLAALLAARNLVSGWQI; translated from the coding sequence ATGAATCTGCTTGCTGTCGGGGTGGGTGGCGCACTCGGAGCCGTCTGTCGCTATCTGCTCGGACAGATGATTTCAAAACTTGGCAGTGGATTCCCGCTCGGCACGTTTGCAGTTAACATCATCGGCTGCTTTGCCATCGGTCTGATTGTTGGTTTTGTCGGCAAACACAATGACTTTGACCCGCGTCTTGTGCTTTTCCTGCAGACGGGAATTTGCGGCGGCTTTACAACCTTTTCAACGTTCTCTCTGGAATCCTTGATTTTGTTGGAAGAAGGGCGTCTTACCATTGGTGTTCTCTACATTATCCTGAGCATTCTGCTCGGCCTTGCCGCGCTCCTCGCAGCAAGGAATCTTGTCAGTGGATGGCAGATATAA